One stretch of Candidatus Poribacteria bacterium DNA includes these proteins:
- a CDS encoding phosphatase PAP2 family protein has product MLREFTNSLTRWDTLLFNRIFGWGDRRILNCLFRIISWSANGCLYPFLVLYVHLTFGSAASKPLLLSAVLAFPLERLLYHFLKQAMKRDRPYEKIMDVQFRVRPPDRFSFPSGHTASAFLMMMLLANTFPVLQIPTFCWATLVGVARVYLGVHYPTDVLAGALLGILAGQIGMWFMM; this is encoded by the coding sequence ATGCTTAGAGAATTTACAAATAGTTTAACCCGATGGGATACGTTACTTTTCAACCGTATCTTTGGTTGGGGCGATAGAAGAATTCTAAATTGCTTATTTCGTATCATCTCTTGGAGTGCTAACGGGTGTCTGTATCCATTTCTGGTGTTATATGTGCACTTGACGTTTGGCTCAGCCGCCAGTAAACCACTCCTTCTATCAGCGGTACTCGCATTTCCACTTGAGAGACTCCTATATCACTTCCTCAAACAGGCAATGAAACGCGACCGACCCTATGAAAAGATTATGGACGTTCAATTCCGTGTCCGTCCACCAGATCGATTTAGCTTCCCATCGGGACATACTGCCTCTGCTTTTCTGATGATGATGCTTTTGGCGAATACCTTTCCAGTTTTACAAATCCCGACTTTTTGTTGGGCAACACTCGTCGGAGTCGCACGTGTATATCTCGGCGTACATTATCCGACCGATGTTCTCGCCGGGGCACTCCTCGGTATACTCGCGGGACAGATAGGTATGTGGTTCATGATGTAG
- a CDS encoding aldo/keto reductase — MIDRRAFLKSMASLTTGVLLSSACAEGGGEDTTNSDRLGTLLPTRRLGRTGEAVTMLGIGGWHIGDMEEKEAQKTIETALEGGVRFIDSAESYQAGGSESRLGKLLVPKYRDDVFLMTKTRAENAADAWKHLEGSLTRLNTDYLDLWQMHSVQNPADVNERINNGVLDVLLEAKATGKTRYIGFTGHASPDAHERVLEQTDIFDTCQLAMNLVDVNYESFIERVVPILIERNIGVIAMKALANGGFFGGSQHGRHGPNPKVVPDRVSVSEAVRFVWSLPVSTLVTGPDNAEQMQEKIDIAKNFTGMEDAERQALIEKVEDMAGTTVEFYKA, encoded by the coding sequence ATGATCGATCGACGTGCATTTTTGAAATCGATGGCAAGTTTGACAACCGGCGTTCTTTTGTCATCTGCATGTGCAGAAGGTGGTGGGGAAGATACGACGAATAGTGACCGCTTAGGTACCCTCCTGCCGACCCGAAGATTAGGACGCACCGGAGAAGCTGTGACAATGCTCGGTATAGGCGGCTGGCATATTGGAGACATGGAGGAGAAGGAAGCCCAGAAGACAATTGAGACAGCACTTGAAGGTGGCGTGCGTTTCATTGACAGTGCAGAATCCTATCAAGCCGGAGGTAGCGAGAGTCGCTTAGGAAAACTGCTCGTTCCAAAATATCGAGACGATGTGTTTCTTATGACAAAGACAAGAGCAGAAAACGCTGCGGACGCATGGAAACACCTTGAAGGTTCACTCACACGTTTGAACACAGACTATCTCGATCTTTGGCAAATGCATTCGGTGCAAAATCCTGCGGATGTAAATGAGCGGATTAATAATGGTGTTCTTGACGTTCTGTTAGAAGCAAAGGCAACTGGCAAAACACGTTACATTGGGTTTACTGGACACGCAAGCCCAGATGCGCATGAACGTGTCCTTGAGCAAACTGATATCTTCGATACGTGTCAATTGGCGATGAACCTCGTAGATGTCAATTACGAGAGTTTCATTGAGAGAGTGGTACCGATACTCATTGAACGGAACATCGGTGTGATTGCTATGAAAGCGTTGGCAAACGGCGGTTTCTTCGGTGGTTCGCAGCACGGCAGGCACGGTCCAAATCCAAAAGTCGTTCCGGATCGTGTGAGTGTCTCCGAAGCGGTTCGGTTCGTTTGGTCGCTGCCGGTGAGTACACTCGTTACGGGTCCAGACAACGCGGAACAGATGCAAGAGAAAATTGACATCGCGAAAAATTTCACGGGCATGGAAGACGCTGAACGGCAGGCATTGATAGAAAAGGTCGAGGATATGGCGGGGACAACGGTTGAGTTTTACAAAGCCTGA
- a CDS encoding LamG domain-containing protein, producing the protein MRQVMFFTVLITVFTTATFLANAADIEDGLWMYLPLNEGAGETVTDYGPNNFETELSDAPPKWVDADHSDIAKAMEFDGKSNYVKIDMAAQGNDIDSHFDPTKGLTICAWVKPIDVGTDSHGQTRQPVVMKGGGGQWEFALYIYDNFGAGMSVWTCPGSGVSEPSTADTAPQGEWIHQCGTFKLGEGVRVYVDGNGDPVAQAGDNGNGPCEAGNRPVFIAHREDGQWLNAVIAEVYIWERVIDIDEMNLAMNTTGGLTPVQPKGKLTTTWGNIKNR; encoded by the coding sequence ATGCGTCAGGTTATGTTTTTTACAGTATTGATAACGGTATTCACCACGGCGACCTTTCTCGCAAACGCCGCGGATATTGAGGATGGACTTTGGATGTATCTACCACTCAATGAAGGCGCGGGGGAAACGGTCACCGATTACGGTCCCAACAATTTTGAAACAGAACTCAGTGATGCTCCGCCAAAATGGGTGGATGCTGACCATAGCGACATCGCAAAGGCGATGGAATTTGATGGTAAGTCAAACTATGTCAAAATTGACATGGCAGCGCAAGGGAATGACATTGATTCCCATTTTGATCCTACAAAGGGGCTTACTATTTGCGCGTGGGTGAAACCGATAGATGTTGGAACCGATTCGCATGGACAGACCCGTCAGCCCGTCGTTATGAAAGGTGGTGGTGGACAGTGGGAGTTCGCCCTCTATATCTACGACAACTTCGGTGCTGGGATGTCCGTTTGGACATGTCCGGGCTCAGGCGTTTCAGAGCCAAGCACCGCTGATACTGCACCACAAGGCGAATGGATTCACCAATGTGGTACATTTAAGTTAGGAGAGGGCGTACGCGTTTACGTAGATGGGAATGGAGACCCCGTCGCGCAAGCTGGTGATAACGGAAACGGTCCCTGTGAGGCGGGCAATCGTCCTGTGTTTATCGCACACCGTGAGGATGGGCAGTGGCTAAATGCCGTCATCGCTGAAGTTTATATCTGGGAACGCGTCATTGACATTGATGAAATGAATCTTGCCATGAACACAACGGGCGGATTGACACCGGTTCAGCCGAAAGGTAAACTCACAACCACTTGGGGCAACATCAAAAACCGCTAA
- a CDS encoding polysaccharide deacetylase family protein, whose protein sequence is MKDILRKKIPDKLVVLTFDDGCKSQATFVGPLLKSYSFGATFYITEGLNFLTNKEAYMTWEEVKGLHNDGFEIGNHTRHHRNVTQQTAEELRSDLAHIDECCEAYGISQPTTFCYPGYSHNEAAAQVLAEHGFHFARRGVAPEFPYGGEGDSGPAYNPTLHHPLLIPTTGAAGPTWNFDDFTWALTQATDGNITILTFHGVPDVEHPWVHTEPEQFEAYMAHLAENDYNVIALRDLADYVDPHSF, encoded by the coding sequence ATGAAAGACATTTTACGCAAAAAGATTCCTGATAAACTCGTTGTGCTTACCTTTGACGATGGATGCAAATCGCAGGCGACCTTCGTAGGTCCCCTTCTCAAATCATACAGTTTCGGTGCCACCTTCTATATTACGGAAGGACTTAACTTCCTTACGAATAAAGAAGCCTATATGACGTGGGAAGAGGTAAAAGGGTTACACAACGACGGTTTTGAGATCGGCAATCACACCCGTCACCACCGAAACGTCACGCAGCAAACGGCTGAGGAACTCCGTTCGGATTTAGCACACATTGATGAATGTTGCGAGGCTTACGGTATTTCGCAACCGACGACGTTCTGTTATCCCGGCTACAGCCACAACGAGGCAGCAGCACAAGTGCTCGCTGAACACGGCTTTCACTTTGCGCGACGCGGTGTTGCCCCCGAATTCCCTTACGGTGGGGAAGGAGACAGCGGTCCCGCCTACAATCCGACACTGCATCATCCGCTCCTGATTCCAACGACAGGAGCTGCCGGTCCCACTTGGAACTTTGACGATTTTACGTGGGCACTCACCCAAGCAACCGACGGGAATATCACGATCCTTACCTTCCACGGTGTGCCGGATGTGGAACACCCTTGGGTTCACACAGAGCCAGAACAATTTGAAGCGTATATGGCACATCTCGCCGAAAACGATTACAACGTTATCGCACTCCGAGACCTCGCCGACTATGTGGATCCCCACTCTTTTTGA
- a CDS encoding tetratricopeptide repeat protein, which produces MRLRVSGYLFLIVLGLIGGCRGSEQVSTQKKQASTALTKSSTSPSAQDYNNSGTAYQRAGRLQEAAAAYQRAIEIKPTLIEAHHNLGTVYVMQGKLTEAIVAYKRVIQLRPDMAEAYVDLGRAYGFAGRLDEAIAEYEKALARDTTLVYAHYGIGLAYRHKGMFREAIVALEKAMVLQPDFAEALMQLGYIYREIEQFTKAVEIFNTVIKIYPTNSMAYRELGVCHTKVEAYAEAVKAFERALQLNPDAVETQNLLRVAQARAERQK; this is translated from the coding sequence ATGAGACTGCGAGTGTCCGGTTACCTCTTTCTCATAGTTTTAGGACTAATTGGTGGATGTCGGGGCAGCGAGCAGGTTTCTACCCAAAAAAAGCAGGCATCCACGGCACTCACGAAGTCATCTACTTCACCCTCTGCGCAGGACTACAATAACAGTGGAACGGCTTACCAACGTGCCGGAAGATTGCAAGAGGCAGCAGCGGCTTATCAGCGTGCTATTGAGATAAAACCGACGTTAATTGAAGCGCATCATAACTTAGGCACGGTGTATGTGATGCAGGGGAAACTCACAGAGGCGATTGTTGCGTATAAGCGCGTCATTCAGTTACGTCCGGACATGGCGGAGGCATATGTTGATTTAGGTAGAGCATACGGATTTGCAGGACGCTTGGACGAAGCAATTGCTGAATACGAGAAGGCATTAGCCCGAGACACTACTCTTGTTTATGCACACTATGGAATCGGTCTTGCTTATAGACATAAAGGCATGTTCCGTGAAGCCATCGTTGCACTTGAAAAGGCGATGGTTCTACAACCTGATTTCGCCGAGGCACTCATGCAGCTTGGTTACATCTATCGGGAAATAGAGCAGTTCACCAAGGCGGTGGAAATCTTTAACACAGTTATTAAAATCTACCCCACAAACTCGATGGCGTACCGTGAACTCGGTGTGTGCCATACGAAAGTGGAGGCGTATGCAGAAGCCGTTAAGGCTTTTGAAAGAGCCTTGCAACTGAATCCAGATGCCGTTGAGACGCAAAATCTGCTGCGGGTTGCCCAAGCGCGTGCCGAGCGTCAGAAATAG
- a CDS encoding sigma-70 family RNA polymerase sigma factor: MRHNLITFNDLTDEELIRFVQNQDEAAFAELMSRYSPRIWRVIIANSRQRRDAEEILMDTWMAVWENIGGLRKVSSFNGWLRQIAYNACNRYYASGHRSRSETPQSRAELIEHIDREAAPRFREAQLHADVREAVQHLPQRVRPTAVLYYLESWSIKEIAEELDLAIGTVKTKLRETRELLRQEFDMAPKKGETMSSESVHLNKPNMSEDVCYIPAMDQTESNREAALWGLPNDALVRFGRGAINAMALSPDGKHLALGTDIGLWWYEVANLSPIALWSTNCKQISAIAFSASGEWIATGHEDGSVKVWDVRQANCFTQVERQVHRLCKKINQLIFSPDSKHLAANGHFDYMVDVWNPETGVQLAKFGDAELRFQACWEKHPIAFSQDSQLIACASPPDDAKRLRTGFWSIAPERDVISVWDVANGKRVAYLTEYTEFLYALSFSPCGNFLVASSDGEESSILTVWDTENWHVQKEERIYGGNQLIPTYSTAGTMQVAAVSDTDVTVWDTTCHEKLNTYHTPNGDETRRWSFSGTQFALATTHELSVWTIGDHDPRTVSYNSHPDYISSSLAFSADRETLVIGYPFPEGTFRCWDVVTHSQTPSVFKLSGEKHCLYVSASGQLHTTSVEGNTIKVREFGNDTPIAECSIKERPRYLAVAFSDTAQLIAYGDSEKNLYVWDIPREEIINTFTMPETNAAFIEFSPNGKYLASGQEMGSYCLWDIECGEGMHAFHSHKIEHIAFSPCGNVIAGEMEKAFILWDIESSKTLLTIPKPEEYAYWWQGGIVFSPCGLYLATGLERVEGMASTPIKLWNTTTGENVATFEGHLTLIHSLAFSPDGTLLASGGYDGTILLWDMKSVISP; encoded by the coding sequence ATGCGCCATAATCTGATAACCTTCAATGACCTCACAGATGAAGAACTCATTCGGTTTGTCCAAAATCAGGATGAAGCAGCATTTGCGGAACTGATGTCGCGCTACAGTCCACGGATATGGCGTGTCATTATTGCAAACTCAAGGCAACGCCGCGATGCTGAGGAAATCCTCATGGACACTTGGATGGCAGTATGGGAAAACATCGGTGGACTCAGGAAAGTCAGCAGCTTTAACGGATGGTTGCGGCAGATCGCCTATAACGCCTGTAACAGATACTACGCCTCCGGCCACCGCTCACGGAGCGAAACGCCGCAGAGCCGTGCCGAGTTGATTGAGCACATTGACCGGGAGGCCGCCCCGCGTTTTCGAGAAGCACAACTACACGCAGACGTAAGGGAAGCCGTTCAGCATCTCCCGCAGCGGGTACGTCCGACCGCCGTATTGTACTATCTGGAATCGTGGAGTATTAAAGAAATCGCGGAAGAGCTCGACTTAGCCATAGGCACAGTTAAGACGAAACTAAGAGAAACACGAGAACTCCTGCGGCAGGAATTTGACATGGCACCTAAAAAAGGAGAAACTATGTCTTCAGAATCTGTTCACCTCAATAAACCTAACATGTCAGAAGACGTGTGCTACATTCCAGCAATGGATCAAACGGAAAGCAATCGGGAAGCAGCTCTATGGGGACTCCCGAATGATGCCCTGGTCCGATTTGGGCGCGGGGCAATCAATGCTATGGCATTGTCCCCAGATGGAAAACATCTCGCTCTCGGAACTGACATAGGGTTGTGGTGGTATGAAGTCGCCAATTTGTCGCCCATTGCGCTGTGGAGTACGAACTGCAAACAAATTTCGGCGATTGCGTTCTCCGCATCAGGCGAGTGGATTGCCACAGGACATGAGGACGGAAGTGTCAAGGTATGGGACGTGCGACAGGCGAATTGTTTCACCCAAGTAGAGAGGCAAGTGCACCGACTTTGTAAAAAGATTAATCAACTGATTTTTTCCCCAGACAGCAAGCACTTGGCTGCAAATGGACATTTTGATTATATGGTTGATGTTTGGAATCCAGAAACCGGTGTCCAACTTGCAAAGTTTGGTGATGCTGAACTTAGATTTCAGGCATGTTGGGAGAAGCATCCCATTGCTTTTTCACAAGATAGTCAACTGATTGCCTGTGCGAGTCCTCCGGACGACGCTAAGCGGCTGAGAACAGGTTTTTGGTCTATCGCGCCTGAAAGAGACGTTATATCTGTGTGGGATGTTGCCAACGGAAAACGCGTCGCATATCTCACAGAATACACGGAATTTTTGTATGCTCTCTCCTTTTCACCGTGTGGGAACTTCCTCGTTGCCAGTAGTGATGGAGAGGAATCCTCTATTTTGACAGTATGGGACACAGAGAATTGGCATGTCCAAAAAGAGGAACGGATTTATGGCGGTAATCAGTTGATACCCACCTATTCTACAGCAGGAACGATGCAAGTTGCAGCGGTTTCTGATACCGATGTCACCGTCTGGGATACGACGTGCCATGAAAAACTTAATACTTACCACACACCGAACGGAGACGAAACCCGAAGATGGTCTTTTAGCGGGACCCAGTTTGCTCTTGCAACGACTCATGAACTAAGCGTGTGGACAATTGGTGACCACGATCCGCGCACCGTCTCTTATAATTCGCATCCCGATTATATATCATCATCATTAGCATTTTCGGCAGATAGGGAAACCCTTGTAATTGGGTATCCGTTTCCCGAGGGAACGTTTCGCTGCTGGGATGTTGTCACCCATTCACAAACCCCAAGCGTTTTTAAGTTATCGGGTGAAAAACATTGCTTGTATGTCTCTGCTTCAGGACAACTGCACACTACGAGCGTTGAAGGAAACACTATAAAAGTACGAGAATTCGGCAATGACACACCTATTGCCGAATGCAGTATCAAGGAACGTCCTCGGTATTTGGCTGTGGCGTTTTCGGACACAGCCCAATTGATCGCGTACGGGGACTCCGAGAAAAATCTATACGTATGGGATATTCCGCGTGAGGAAATAATCAATACCTTCACGATGCCTGAAACCAACGCTGCCTTCATAGAGTTCAGTCCAAACGGTAAATATCTCGCGAGCGGACAAGAGATGGGGTCCTATTGCCTATGGGATATTGAGTGTGGAGAGGGGATGCACGCGTTCCATAGTCATAAGATAGAACATATCGCTTTTTCACCGTGTGGAAATGTTATTGCCGGGGAGATGGAAAAAGCGTTTATTTTGTGGGATATCGAAAGTTCTAAAACCTTGCTCACAATACCAAAACCAGAGGAATACGCATATTGGTGGCAGGGTGGTATCGTATTTTCCCCGTGTGGGCTTTATCTCGCTACCGGGTTAGAGCGAGTGGAAGGGATGGCAAGCACGCCCATCAAACTGTGGAACACTACCACAGGTGAGAACGTTGCCACATTCGAGGGACATCTCACCCTTATCCATTCGCTTGCCTTTTCACCTGATGGCACGCTTTTGGCAAGCGGCGGTTATGATGGCACTATTCTTCTCTGGGATATGAAATCTGTCATCAGTCCTTAA
- a CDS encoding CRTAC1 family protein, which yields MKFVDVADVSGIEFQHFTGATGARYMPETMGAGCAFLDYDADGNLDILLANGTNLTLPDAAHTPRLYRNVGDGQFVDVTKAAGLDVPMYGMGISAADYDNDADPDIYFTNVDKNRLFRNNGDRTFTDITEFAKVGDSSWSTSAAFFDADKDGWLDLFVCNYVEWTPETDIPCIVNLPGEAQQHPTYCTPTVYTGQSCRFYRNQGDGTFSDITSQAGLYNPTGKSLGVTLLDYNHDGWIDLAVANDTEPNFLYRNNGDGTFTDEAVVMGIAFSETGKARGSMGIDAADLYNDGGTVIAIGNFSNEKTGFFYAKPSSAYFTDAAERAKIGRISHRLLTFGLLFFDCDLDGALDLFCVNGHIEPEVLRYQQHIPYAQPPSLFQNQADGTFQDITKSAGIARAGVGRGCAYGDYDNDGDLDLLVSNNGVSEDHGKVWLLRNDSKGLFNYLRVRVIGTHSNRDGIGTSVRVTVNGGVQEQMVRTGSSYCSQSEMVLTFGLGSSEVVEHLEVLWLSGKIDRYKKLKANQLIEVIEGASEK from the coding sequence GTGAAATTTGTGGATGTCGCTGATGTGTCCGGCATTGAATTTCAGCACTTCACCGGGGCAACCGGTGCCCGCTATATGCCTGAAACGATGGGAGCGGGTTGCGCCTTTTTGGATTACGATGCAGATGGTAATTTGGACATCTTGCTGGCGAATGGGACGAACCTGACACTTCCAGATGCAGCGCATACCCCTCGGCTTTACCGAAATGTCGGAGATGGGCAGTTTGTTGACGTTACTAAGGCAGCAGGATTAGACGTGCCGATGTACGGTATGGGTATATCAGCTGCCGATTACGATAACGATGCCGACCCTGATATCTACTTTACCAATGTAGACAAAAACCGCCTGTTCCGCAACAACGGTGACCGAACTTTCACGGATATCACCGAATTTGCAAAGGTGGGTGACTCCAGTTGGTCTACAAGTGCAGCTTTCTTCGATGCTGACAAGGACGGTTGGTTAGATCTGTTTGTTTGCAACTATGTTGAGTGGACACCTGAAACGGATATTCCTTGTATAGTAAATCTTCCGGGTGAAGCACAGCAACACCCGACCTATTGCACACCGACTGTTTATACTGGACAATCCTGTCGTTTCTATCGTAACCAAGGCGACGGCACCTTTAGCGATATAACATCACAAGCCGGACTGTATAATCCAACAGGAAAGTCGCTTGGCGTAACCCTTTTGGATTACAATCATGACGGATGGATAGATCTTGCTGTCGCAAACGATACAGAGCCGAATTTTCTCTATCGGAATAACGGGGATGGTACATTTACCGATGAAGCAGTAGTGATGGGGATCGCCTTCAGTGAGACCGGAAAAGCACGCGGCAGTATGGGAATTGATGCAGCGGATCTCTATAATGACGGTGGCACCGTAATTGCTATCGGCAATTTTAGCAATGAAAAGACAGGGTTTTTCTATGCAAAGCCGAGTAGTGCCTATTTCACCGATGCCGCAGAACGCGCAAAGATTGGTAGAATAAGCCACCGTCTGTTGACGTTTGGATTGTTGTTTTTTGATTGCGATTTGGATGGTGCCCTTGACCTGTTTTGTGTTAATGGGCATATTGAGCCAGAGGTGCTGCGCTATCAACAGCATATCCCTTACGCGCAACCTCCTTCGCTCTTCCAAAATCAGGCGGATGGAACATTTCAGGACATCACTAAGAGTGCCGGGATCGCACGTGCAGGGGTTGGGCGCGGATGTGCCTATGGCGATTATGATAATGACGGCGATCTGGACCTACTTGTGAGCAACAACGGTGTTAGCGAAGATCACGGAAAGGTGTGGCTCCTACGTAATGACAGCAAAGGCTTGTTTAATTACCTCCGAGTTCGGGTTATCGGCACTCATAGTAATCGCGATGGGATCGGAACCAGCGTCCGAGTAACTGTGAACGGTGGTGTGCAGGAGCAGATGGTTCGCACCGGCAGCAGTTATTGTTCGCAAAGCGAAATGGTCTTGACTTTCGGATTAGGGAGCAGTGAGGTTGTTGAGCACCTTGAAGTCCTATGGCTCTCCGGCAAAATAGACCGATACAAGAAACTCAAAGCGAATCAACTTATAGAGGTGATCGAAGGAGCATCTGAAAAATGA
- a CDS encoding HEAT repeat domain-containing protein, with amino-acid sequence MSKHALRLTDEEMRDFIVNGYVKIKTDFPPSFHDNIRQQLDTMFEGTGNLGNNVLPLIPEIQEIFDHPIVHGAMQGVLGENYAMHSHRYCHFNQQGSEGQNFHKDSYEGDGQIRRHRCRWTMAFYYPQDVTEDMGPTAVLPGSQYYETGESAHEQPDLALTGEAGTVTIVHYDLWHRAMPNSSDKKRYMLKFLFIRLDEPQIPSWKSDTDDWHALGNGEESEHPELWESLWDWSYGKGNGTSNGVSHAEVNTLVEALDSDNERDRLNAAYRLGRVGADAVPALKQALYSKSDAIREYAGYALSLTGEPAVPTLIDAMQATDDSVRANATFALADMGKAAQGALPALTHAAQDPDEWVRRHATEGLGLIGQQVSEGIDLSEVVQVLTTRLQDDHYAVRDNAARSLAKLGTLAEPAIPALVAQLEDENRYVRFHAALALKEIKTPEAQNALFNHLFASRWCALTTNGTPY; translated from the coding sequence ATGAGCAAACATGCACTGCGACTCACTGATGAAGAGATGCGGGATTTCATCGTTAATGGCTATGTGAAGATAAAGACTGATTTCCCGCCGAGTTTTCATGACAATATTCGTCAACAGTTAGACACAATGTTTGAGGGAACCGGGAATTTGGGGAACAATGTGCTTCCGCTCATCCCCGAAATTCAAGAAATTTTTGACCATCCGATTGTTCACGGCGCGATGCAAGGCGTGCTCGGTGAAAACTATGCGATGCACTCGCACCGATATTGCCATTTCAACCAACAGGGCAGCGAAGGTCAGAATTTTCATAAAGATAGTTATGAAGGTGATGGACAGATTCGTCGGCACCGATGTCGTTGGACGATGGCGTTCTATTATCCGCAAGATGTCACAGAGGATATGGGACCCACCGCCGTTCTGCCCGGTTCGCAGTATTACGAGACAGGCGAAAGCGCACACGAACAACCTGATCTCGCACTCACTGGCGAAGCGGGCACTGTGACCATTGTCCACTACGACTTGTGGCACCGCGCGATGCCAAATAGTAGTGACAAGAAACGGTATATGTTGAAGTTTCTCTTTATCCGACTTGATGAGCCACAGATACCTTCATGGAAAAGCGATACCGACGACTGGCACGCCCTCGGTAACGGGGAAGAATCTGAGCATCCAGAATTGTGGGAATCGCTCTGGGACTGGTCTTATGGGAAAGGGAACGGGACGAGCAACGGTGTTTCGCACGCTGAAGTGAATACCCTCGTTGAAGCCTTAGATAGCGATAATGAGCGGGATAGGCTAAACGCTGCGTATCGCTTGGGACGGGTTGGTGCTGATGCTGTGCCTGCCTTGAAGCAAGCGTTGTACAGTAAATCTGATGCTATCCGTGAATATGCTGGATATGCTTTGAGCCTGACCGGTGAGCCCGCCGTTCCGACACTCATTGATGCCATGCAAGCGACAGACGATTCCGTACGAGCAAATGCTACGTTTGCCTTGGCGGATATGGGGAAAGCCGCACAAGGAGCGTTACCTGCGTTGACACATGCCGCACAGGATCCCGACGAATGGGTCCGACGACACGCCACAGAAGGATTGGGACTCATCGGACAACAGGTTTCCGAGGGTATTGATTTATCCGAGGTGGTGCAGGTCTTAACAACCCGATTGCAGGATGATCATTATGCGGTTCGTGATAATGCGGCTCGCTCCTTAGCGAAATTGGGAACACTTGCTGAACCGGCGATTCCTGCACTTGTCGCACAACTGGAAGATGAGAACCGATATGTGCGTTTTCACGCGGCGTTGGCGTTGAAGGAGATTAAGACCCCCGAAGCACAGAATGCGCTTTTCAATCATCTGTTCGCTTCGCGGTGGTGTGCCTTGACAACAAACGGCACGCCTTATTAG